A stretch of the Chloroflexota bacterium genome encodes the following:
- a CDS encoding PqqD family protein has protein sequence MNTSESILPDARVAGLDVEDLDGETMVYDHERNAAHCLNPTAAIIWKHCDGKHSISDIARLLAMDPQVVWYGLGQLDKQHLLQTPITLPDELARITRREFIKRAGLVATTITVPIIASIVAPTPAQAGGCALPGEYPTASRPCCSGIINQTTGQCL, from the coding sequence ATGAACACAAGCGAATCAATTTTGCCCGATGCTCGCGTGGCAGGGCTGGATGTCGAAGACTTGGATGGCGAAACGATGGTCTATGACCACGAGCGAAACGCCGCGCATTGCTTGAACCCGACCGCCGCGATTATCTGGAAACACTGTGACGGTAAACACTCTATCTCGGACATTGCGCGATTGTTGGCAATGGACCCGCAAGTGGTGTGGTATGGTCTTGGGCAACTCGACAAGCAACATTTGTTGCAAACGCCGATTACTTTGCCGGACGAATTAGCGCGCATCACTCGACGGGAGTTTATAAAGCGAGCGGGGTTAGTCGCCACGACAATCACCGTGCCAATCATCGCCTCTATTGTCGCGCCGACGCCGGCGCAGGCGGGCGGCTGTGCCCTCCCGGGTGAATACCCAACCGCTAGCCGTCCCTGCTGTTCAGGCATTATCAATCAGACCACCGGACAATGTCTGTAG